The genomic stretch TTTGTAACGCCCTTCTTTTGCAAAAGCTTCTCTGCCATAACGCAATAAGGACAAACTTGGGTGCTGTACATCAAGACTGGTGGCATATCTAGACCCGCTAAGTTATTTGATTAATGGCAGAGCTGCAGCCTGCCATCCTTGAACGCCGCCATCCAAAACTGCAACTTCTAAAAATCCCAGCTTCTTTAACTCTGGAACCGATTTACGGGCACTTATACCGGATTGACAGACCAAAATGACCGGATTCTTACGGTCCAGTTTGAGCTTGTCGAGTCCAGTAGAGATTCGGTCGGCCAAGATGTGCTTTGATCCAGGCAAATGGCCCGCCTTAAAGTCTGATTCTGGACGCAAGTCCAAAACAGCCGCCTTTCGGCGATTAATCCAAATGGTTGCCTCCGAAGGCGATAAGCCTTTTCCGCTGATAAGCGTAGATAATGTAGGGAGGAAGAGCGCTGCGCCCGAAACAAACAAGAGGGCAATAAGCGCTAAATTATCAATTTGCGTGAGAAAGTTCATCACCGGATTATAGAATGGCTCTATGAAACAACTTGTCCTTATTCGTCACGGCGAATCCGCCTGGAACCTTGAAAACCGCTTTACTGGCTGGGCGGACGTTGACTTAACCCCAAAAGGCACAGAACAGGCCCTAGCTGCAGGCGAAAACCTTCTAAAAGCGGGCTATGAGTTTGATTTAGCCTACACCTCTGTACTGAGAAGAGCGATTCGCACCCTATGGCATGTTCAGGACACCATGGACCTCATGTGGTTGCCCGTAGTCCATAGCTGGAGACTAAACGAGCGGCATTATGGCGCCCTCACTGGTTTAAACAAAGCTGAAACTGCTCAGCAGTATGGAGACGCCCAGGTTCATATTTGGCGCCGTTCCTACGATGTGCGTCCACCACTCTTAGAAAGGGGTGATGAACGTAATCCGCAGAATGATCGACGTTACGAGAAACTCAATACTTCCGATATTCCTTTGGGTGAGTGCCTTAAAGATAACGTCGAGCGTGTACTACCTCTTTGGAATGAATCTATTGCTCCCGCCCTCAAAGCAGGTAAGCGCGTATTAATTGTTGCGCACGGCAATAGCATCCGCTCTTTGATTAAATATCTCGACCAGGTTTCTGACGAAGATATTATGGAAATTAATGTCCCCAATGGCATCCCGCTTGTTTATGAGCTCGATGACAATCTCAAACCCATTCAGCATTTTTATTTGGATTAAGGTAAAACAGAAGCATGCGCGTATTTTTCAAGAACTTTGCCCTAGTCTCTGTTGGCCTCATCGCCGGGGTTGCAGCCACCATCCAACTCTCTGCTACCGCCCAGCAGGGCACAACGCTACCTTTAGATGAGCTGCGCACACTATCGAACGTGTTTGCCCAAATCAAGCGTGAGTATGTTGAGCCAATTGAAGACAAGCAGTTACTGACTGATGCCGTTAAGGGCATGGTGAGCAGTCTTGATCCACACTCTACCTATCTTGATAAAAAAGATTTTTCTGAGATGCAAGAGCAAACAAGCGGCAAGTTCGCTGGCCTTGGCATTGAAATTACTTCAGAGGATGGTGTTGTTAAAGTACTCAACCCCATTGAAGACAGTCCTGCTGCGCGCGCTGGCCTGCAAGCCGGGGACCTCATTACTCGCTTAGATGACAAGCCTGTTCGTGGCATGTCTCTGGATAAAGCGGTACGCACCATGCGGGGTACTCCGGGCACAAAAATTACTTTGACGGTCTTTCGCAAAAGTGAAGAGCGCAGCTTTCCGGTAACTATTACTCGCGCTGAAATTAAAG from Polynucleobacter sp. AP-Jannik-300A-C4 encodes the following:
- the gpmA gene encoding 2,3-diphosphoglycerate-dependent phosphoglycerate mutase, with the translated sequence MKQLVLIRHGESAWNLENRFTGWADVDLTPKGTEQALAAGENLLKAGYEFDLAYTSVLRRAIRTLWHVQDTMDLMWLPVVHSWRLNERHYGALTGLNKAETAQQYGDAQVHIWRRSYDVRPPLLERGDERNPQNDRRYEKLNTSDIPLGECLKDNVERVLPLWNESIAPALKAGKRVLIVAHGNSIRSLIKYLDQVSDEDIMEINVPNGIPLVYELDDNLKPIQHFYLD
- a CDS encoding rhodanese-like domain-containing protein; the protein is MNFLTQIDNLALIALLFVSGAALFLPTLSTLISGKGLSPSEATIWINRRKAAVLDLRPESDFKAGHLPGSKHILADRISTGLDKLKLDRKNPVILVCQSGISARKSVPELKKLGFLEVAVLDGGVQGWQAAALPLIK